From the Borrelia puertoricensis genome, one window contains:
- the murG gene encoding undecaprenyldiphospho-muramoylpentapeptide beta-N-acetylglucosaminyltransferase, protein MKTKKRIFFTGGGTGGHVFPGIAIISKLRELDTNIEFFWLGQKDSMEDKIIKDHVYIKFIAIPSGKLRRYFSLQNFTDFFKVIFGIIKSFFIIKKYRPQIIYATGGFVSSPPIIAASLLKVKSITHEMDLDPGLATKINSKFANKIHISFKESTKYFKNKNVLYTGSPIRKEFSSPNPNIIKNLTQDTKKPIISILGGSLGAEILNKLTLNIKNKIDAYFIHQCGRNLDATRENNYLRKQFFNAEEMASIIKFSNIIISRAGSGAIKEFANAGACVIFIPFVKGSRGDQVRNAKLLEEQNACFKIDEENLSESKIINMIKAILENKEKSNILRNNIKEFHNQDSSILIANLLLKEFEEINAG, encoded by the coding sequence ATGAAAACTAAGAAAAGAATATTTTTTACAGGAGGAGGTACAGGAGGACATGTTTTCCCAGGAATAGCAATAATTTCAAAACTAAGAGAACTTGATACAAATATCGAATTTTTTTGGTTAGGACAAAAAGACTCAATGGAAGACAAGATCATAAAAGATCACGTGTATATCAAATTTATCGCAATTCCATCAGGAAAACTCAGAAGATATTTTTCACTGCAAAATTTTACTGACTTTTTTAAGGTCATATTTGGAATAATCAAAAGCTTTTTCATAATAAAAAAGTATAGACCCCAAATTATATACGCAACTGGTGGTTTTGTATCAAGTCCACCAATTATTGCAGCAAGTCTACTTAAGGTAAAAAGTATAACCCACGAAATGGACCTTGATCCTGGTCTTGCAACAAAAATCAATTCAAAATTTGCAAACAAAATACATATCAGCTTTAAAGAAAGCACAAAATATTTTAAGAACAAAAATGTCTTATATACAGGCTCACCAATAAGAAAAGAATTCTCAAGTCCAAATCCAAATATAATAAAAAATTTAACTCAAGATACAAAAAAACCCATAATTAGCATACTTGGAGGTTCTCTTGGAGCAGAAATTCTAAATAAATTAACACTCAATATCAAAAACAAAATTGATGCGTATTTTATCCATCAATGTGGAAGAAATTTAGATGCGACTAGAGAAAATAATTATTTAAGAAAGCAATTTTTTAATGCAGAAGAAATGGCAAGCATAATAAAATTTTCAAATATAATAATAAGCAGAGCAGGATCAGGGGCTATTAAAGAATTTGCCAATGCTGGTGCATGCGTAATATTTATTCCATTTGTAAAAGGCTCAAGAGGAGATCAAGTCAGAAATGCAAAATTACTAGAAGAACAAAATGCATGTTTCAAAATAGATGAAGAGAACCTAAGTGAAAGCAAAATCATAAATATGATAAAAGCAATCCTAGAAAATAAAGAAAAGTCCAATATACTAAGAAATAATATAAAAGAATTCCACAATCAAGACTCATCAATCCTAATAGCTAATTTATTGTTAAAAGAATTTGAGGAAATAAATGCTGGTTAA
- the tsaD gene encoding tRNA (adenosine(37)-N6)-threonylcarbamoyltransferase complex transferase subunit TsaD — MRVLGIETSCDDCCAAVVEDGVKILSNIKLSQKEHKKYYGVVPEIASRLHTEFIMSVCQQAITNAQIHASEIDLIAVTSKPGLIGSLIVGVNFAKGLSIALKKPLICIDHILGHLYAPLMIKKIEYPFLSLILSGGHTILAKQNNFDDIEILGRTLDDACGEAFDKVAKYYKMGFPGGPNIEKLAKSGNQYAFNFPITIFDKKENRYDFSYSGLKTACIHQLEKFKDKNENITKNNIAASFQRVAFENLIIPIKRAIKDTNIKKLIISGGVASNLYLREKIKKLEIKTYYPPIDLCTDNGAMIAGIGHLMYLKYGASPIEIDANSRIENYKHTKGKTV, encoded by the coding sequence ATGAGAGTGCTTGGAATAGAGACTTCATGCGATGATTGCTGTGCAGCTGTAGTAGAAGATGGTGTTAAGATTTTAAGTAATATAAAGCTTAGTCAAAAAGAACACAAAAAATATTACGGTGTAGTGCCAGAGATTGCTTCAAGGCTACACACGGAATTTATAATGTCTGTTTGTCAACAGGCAATAACAAATGCTCAAATACATGCATCAGAAATTGATTTAATAGCAGTCACATCTAAACCTGGTCTTATTGGCTCCTTAATTGTTGGGGTAAATTTTGCTAAAGGTTTATCAATTGCCCTTAAAAAGCCTCTAATTTGCATTGACCACATTTTAGGTCATCTTTATGCTCCTTTAATGATTAAAAAGATAGAATATCCATTTCTATCTCTAATATTAAGTGGAGGACATACAATACTTGCAAAACAAAATAACTTCGATGACATTGAAATACTTGGACGAACGCTTGACGATGCTTGTGGAGAAGCATTTGACAAGGTAGCAAAATACTATAAAATGGGATTCCCAGGTGGCCCAAACATAGAAAAATTAGCCAAAAGCGGTAACCAATATGCATTTAATTTTCCAATTACAATTTTTGACAAAAAAGAAAATAGGTATGATTTTTCATATTCAGGCCTCAAAACAGCATGTATACATCAACTTGAAAAGTTTAAAGACAAAAATGAAAACATAACAAAAAATAATATTGCTGCAAGCTTCCAAAGAGTAGCTTTTGAAAATTTAATTATTCCAATTAAAAGAGCAATAAAGGATACCAATATAAAAAAATTAATAATATCTGGAGGAGTTGCAAGCAATCTTTATTTAAGAGAAAAGATCAAAAAACTTGAAATAAAAACATACTATCCCCCAATCGACCTTTGCACAGATAACGGAGCAATGATTGCAGGAATTGGTCACCTTATGTATTTAAAATACGGGGCAAGTCCAATTGAAATTGATGCAAATTCAAGAATAGAAAACTATAAACATACAAAAGGAAAGACAGTGTGA
- a CDS encoding PfkB family carbohydrate kinase — MKRVLAMHDISTIGRASLTICIPVISSFNMQVCPFVTAVLSATTDYKEFEIIDLTNKLKKFILSWKNQNENFDIFYSGFLGSNTQQKIIENMFKLFNFEKIIIDPVFADNGVLYPIFDEKIVNGFRSLIKHANIITPNITELKMLAKTEKINNKDEIIKAILNLEINGIIVVTSVEKENLIGNVVYNTKTKEYSEIFLEKLEQNFGGTGDLFASLLIGYLEKLEIEYALEKATKVIHSIIKYSIENNTLKNKGIQIEQFLKNIF; from the coding sequence GTGAAACGAGTACTAGCCATGCATGACATTTCGACTATAGGTAGAGCATCTCTTACAATATGCATACCAGTCATATCATCATTTAATATGCAAGTTTGTCCATTTGTAACTGCAGTTCTCTCAGCAACAACAGATTACAAAGAATTTGAAATAATAGATTTAACAAATAAATTAAAAAAGTTTATTTTATCTTGGAAAAACCAAAATGAAAACTTTGATATATTCTATAGTGGATTTCTTGGAAGCAACACCCAGCAAAAAATAATAGAAAATATGTTCAAACTATTCAATTTTGAAAAAATAATAATTGATCCTGTATTTGCAGACAATGGCGTACTCTACCCTATTTTTGATGAAAAAATAGTGAATGGATTTAGAAGCCTAATAAAACATGCAAACATCATAACACCTAATATCACAGAATTGAAAATGTTAGCTAAAACTGAAAAGATAAACAATAAAGATGAAATAATAAAAGCAATATTAAATCTTGAAATAAATGGAATAATCGTAGTTACAAGTGTAGAAAAGGAAAATCTTATAGGAAATGTTGTTTATAATACAAAAACAAAAGAATATTCAGAAATCTTTCTAGAAAAATTAGAACAAAACTTCGGTGGAACAGGAGATTTATTTGCAAGTCTACTAATAGGATATCTGGAAAAATTGGAGATAGAATATGCTTTAGAAAAAGCAACTAAAGTAATTCATTCAATAATCAAATATTCTATTGAAAATAATACTCTTAAAAATAAAGGTATTCAAATTGAGCAATTCTTAAAAAATATTTTCTAA
- a CDS encoding two-component system sensor histidine kinase NtrB — MSKFLKKTLTKLNKLSSDQKLKFIQDIYKKIEIYDGIFASINEGILVLDKLNNIIYLNKMLFRILVISPKYKLETLKDIQIPTLTNLIEELVTNEDKIIGFEVQISTNIYIKISFMPYVRNQKLEGNIILIEDIKDKKHKEELFRRAEALAAFTRHARNIAHEIKNPLGAIDINLQLLKKEIDRQSIKSTKANNYFKIIKEEINRMDKTVTDFLLTVRPIKIVPEKKNLTNVIKSVYNLLNPELNNKDIKFLINLKKVSSALIDEKLIRQVIINIVKNAEEALLESNKKTKKIEISIHENTEKIYISIKDNGNGIKNETKDEIFKPQFSTKESGSGIGLTISYKIIKEHGGEIFVESKEMKGTSFTITLPKLNTGKILIEGCLENE; from the coding sequence ATGAGCAAATTTTTAAAGAAAACCTTGACCAAATTAAATAAATTATCAAGCGATCAAAAACTTAAATTTATTCAAGATATCTATAAAAAAATAGAAATATATGATGGTATTTTTGCATCCATTAATGAAGGGATCCTAGTTCTTGATAAACTTAATAACATAATTTACCTAAACAAAATGCTATTTCGAATTTTAGTCATCAGTCCTAAATACAAACTAGAAACCCTTAAAGATATTCAAATTCCAACTCTAACAAACTTAATAGAAGAACTAGTAACAAATGAAGATAAAATAATAGGATTTGAGGTACAAATTTCAACAAACATATACATTAAAATATCATTTATGCCATACGTCAGGAATCAAAAGCTTGAAGGAAATATTATTTTAATTGAAGATATTAAAGATAAAAAACATAAAGAAGAACTTTTTAGAAGAGCTGAAGCTTTAGCTGCTTTTACAAGACATGCAAGAAATATTGCTCATGAGATTAAAAATCCACTAGGAGCAATTGATATAAACTTACAACTACTCAAAAAAGAAATAGATAGACAAAGTATCAAAAGCACAAAAGCAAATAATTACTTCAAAATAATAAAAGAAGAAATAAATAGAATGGATAAAACTGTAACAGATTTTTTATTAACAGTAAGACCAATAAAAATAGTACCAGAAAAAAAAAATCTTACTAACGTTATAAAAAGCGTCTATAACCTATTAAATCCAGAATTAAACAATAAAGATATTAAATTCCTAATCAATCTAAAAAAAGTAAGCTCTGCATTAATTGACGAAAAACTCATCCGGCAAGTAATAATCAACATAGTAAAAAATGCAGAAGAAGCACTACTTGAATCAAACAAAAAGACAAAAAAAATAGAAATTTCTATTCACGAAAACACAGAAAAAATATACATTAGCATTAAAGATAATGGAAATGGAATAAAAAATGAAACAAAAGATGAAATATTCAAGCCTCAATTTAGCACAAAAGAAAGTGGAAGTGGCATAGGACTAACTATCTCTTATAAAATAATTAAAGAACATGGAGGTGAAATTTTTGTGGAAAGTAAAGAGATGAAGGGAACATCTTTTACAATTACACTTCCAAAATTAAATACGGGCAAAATTCTAATTGAAGGATGTTTAGAGAATGAGTAA
- a CDS encoding CvpA family protein gives MLVNDPFKITGIVDILIIIIFISLGFRGFLRGFIKEIAGFVEIFTLIFLLYNKTNDFKILILPILDLSYVQALLVFFLIIHIGFLILQALIESIINHLKLLFFNRLLGLILGLFEAFGIIAIVVYIIYSQQIFNPNYFLEESKLLKYLNPSINYLFKISKRQ, from the coding sequence ATGCTGGTTAACGACCCTTTCAAAATAACTGGTATAGTCGACATACTAATAATAATAATTTTTATATCACTAGGATTTAGAGGATTTTTACGGGGTTTCATCAAAGAAATTGCTGGATTTGTTGAAATTTTTACTTTAATATTTTTGCTTTACAATAAAACCAATGATTTTAAAATATTAATATTACCTATTCTCGATTTATCATATGTTCAAGCATTACTAGTATTTTTTTTAATAATACACATAGGATTCTTAATCTTACAAGCACTAATTGAATCAATAATAAATCACCTTAAGTTATTATTTTTCAACAGGTTACTTGGACTAATACTTGGTTTATTTGAAGCCTTTGGAATCATTGCAATTGTAGTATATATAATATACTCTCAACAAATCTTTAATCCCAACTACTTCTTAGAAGAAAGCAAATTGCTTAAATATCTAAATCCTAGCATAAACTATTTGTTTAAAATATCAAAAAGACAGTAA